One Zonotrichia albicollis isolate bZonAlb1 chromosome 14, bZonAlb1.hap1, whole genome shotgun sequence genomic window, TAAGCTCGGTGCTCCCGGGGGTGTTTGAGGGCGTCAGgagccctgctgagggtcaccgaggtggctgggacagaggaaggGAGATGGTTTTAGAATGGAGGGGTTTGGAGCACTTTTTTTGCTTTGGGCAAGAGCCCAGTGTGCTCCAGGGCCAAGTGCTGCAGAGCCAAGGCTCGGCTCAGCTCCCTCCGTCCCTCTAAGGGGACGGGGAAGATGGGGCCCTGCCAAGGGGGGATCAGCCCTGTCACCCCTTTGGAGGCTGCACGAGGCTGCTCTTGGTGCTCTCTGGCTTTGGATGAGCTTTTGGAGGTTCTGGATGGGCTGGGGAATCTTCCCTTGCACTGGGGCCGGTCCAGGTGCTTGAGTGCAGGTGCCAGGGTGGCACCGTGCTGTGGGGGCTGTATCAACGCCCTGGggcaggagcctgcaggagaTGGGGGCTGGAGAGTGGGAATgcccagcagctggggagggggatgTGGGAACTGcctggctcagccccagccccggccaAGGACGTGGAGGGCTGGGAGTCAGGCCTGGGAAGCTGCAGGAGGgatggcaggagctgcccaggaaCAGCCCGTCGGTGACCCCAGGGCCGGGCTGCGTCCTGCAATGGGCTCGGCAACCCCAGACTTAAAGAGGAGGAGCACTGGGACCCCTGGGAGCTGATGggtgcaggggaggagccaGGATGGGCTCAGATTTCTTGGGgtctctgcaggagcagagtcCTGTGGGAATGAAGGCTCTGGGTAGAGAAGCAGGAACACATCCCCGTGGGACTGCCTCGGGTGTCCGTGGGGGCTGCAgaggccctgggggtgctgtgggtgcagGATGAGCAGGAGactctgctgggctctgtctggagctctggcagcgccccagccctgctccacctGGCTCTGGGTCCACCCTGTCCGGCCTGTGTCCTGGGTGCAAAGgggccagagctgtgctggggtaCAAGGCTTTATTCCATCGTCCCTGGGAGCCCCGTGCCCGTGGCAGCCCACACTGCCACTTTGTAAATGCCCCCAGTTTTAGTAGGATACAGAGAGTACAGGGGGAGTTGGAGGAGggggctgtgcccacccagtggccatgggctgagccagctgggccctgctctgccctgcctgaacccacctttggcctctgggctggCGTCCATCACCCCAGGGCTGGTTTGGTCCCTCCAAGGTCTTGCTGTGACCACTGGGCTCACCCAGAGCTGGAATCCTGCAGGGAttgccagggctggaggtgtGAGGAAGTGGGGACTGCGCTGTCCAtgagggctggaggggacaAAATCCACACGGGAAGAGGTGCTTGGTCAGCAGCCGTGCTGAGCTCCTGGtcctctgcagcctggctcGGGCACCACGTGCCCCAGTGCCACGTGCCAGGtgtggtgccagggctggggactgCTGCGGTGTCACGGTCCTGCCCTTTGCCCTCCCTGCACCCatcgctgctgctgccccaggcttTCCTCTCCCAAACTGAAACTCCTTCACTCCCTTCCAGAGGCCGACATGGGACCTGCCCCATCCCCACAAGGTGTGCCCCaggggtgccagccctgtgtcccgGGGTGCTTCCAGCCCCAGGTCCTggcacccacagccctgcccaaggTAGCATCAGACTCATGGGTGTCACCCTGCCATGGGGACACTTTGTCTTGCGGTGGCAGATGTGGCCCTGGTGCctttcctgctgcagggagctgttgGTAGGTGCTGTGCCACCAGGGCTAGGAGGTCCCTCCTTGTGCATGTTCCCTGTAGGCCCTTGGAGACCCTTCCTGGCTGACACTGGAGggtggcacagagcacagcagggtcctgcaggCACCAACCCTGTGTCCTTCTTGGCTCATCCCTCATCACAAGGGACAAAGCAGCCATAAGAACCCTGTGCCACCCCGGGCCATTGGCCGCTGTCCAGGGGCAGGTGGGAGCGGAGGGGGTGTCACAGGTCGAGCCGGAAGGCCCCGAAGTAACTGGCGGCTGTGTCACTGGAGTCGATGGCCAGGGAGGAGACTGAGACAAAGAGCTCGTCACCGGTCTTGAGCTCGAAGAGTCCCCCCTGGTAGAGCGCGTGGAGCCCGTAGTCAGCCTCGGGTGCCCAGCACTTGGTGCCCACGCCCTTGAGCAGCAGCACGGGCGGGCTGTGGGCCGGCTGCCACTGGAtgcactgcaccagctgcgggCCCGAGTCGCGGCCGGCGCCGCGGTAGCGGAAGTAGATCTGCGCGTACACGTAGTACTTGCCCGGCTGCTCCACGCGCAGCCGCCCCGCCCGGTACGTCATGTTCTGCACGTGGGACACCAGGCTGCCGTGCCCCCAGTGCGTGATGGCGTGGCGGCATGACTGGGACAGGTTCCCGGAGCGCTGGGAGCGTCCTGCGGGAAGGGAGAGTCCTGAGGGGAGCGACCTGACACGGTCACATCAGGGGAGGGGGTGGCTCTGACTCCTTCCCACTCATCCAGCTCCGAGGGCTGGAGCTTGGTGGTCTTGCAGTGAACAGGAGTCACTCTCCCCATCAGCCGCCCAACTGTCCTGGTCCCCTGCCCTTTGATCTCTCCCGTTCCCATCCTGGagacccagcagtgcccagagagGTTCCCCAACTCACCATCCTGAGCCAGGCTCTGTGGGCGGAGGGTGAGATGTGCTGAGGGTTTCCCAGCTGTTTTGGGAGGAAGTTGCCCCTCTGAGGTGTTGAAGTAGTTCTGCCAGGCCTCTGCAGGAAAGGGACAGATGCTGTAACAACAGCGTGGGACCACCTGGCCCcatgccagcagggcagggaatgcCCCACTGACCCACCAGAGCAAAAGGTTATTGAGGGATGGAAAAGTCTTGTCAATCATCAACCAACACATCTGTGAGTGCCACGGCCCTGCTTCCCCAGCCTCCGGACAAATGGACAtggctgtcccccagcccattcccagaaCGTGTGCCTGTCATGGCAAGTGACAATCCTGGCtctcccctctcctgccccagcttACAGCACCGGAGTTTGCCCCAGGAGTGACTGCCCCTGCCACCCCCAGCTCCCATAGGTCACAGCTCCCCTGGATCACAATTCCCTGGATCCCAGCTCCCATAGATCACAGCTCCCTGGATCCCAGCTTCCCTGGATCACAGCTCTCCTGGTTCACAGCTCCCATAGATCACAGCTCCCTGGGTCACAATTTCCATGGATCACAGCTCCCAGGGGTCAGGCTCTGGCCCAGGAGGGACTCACCCTTCACAGCGTTCCTGCGGATGATGTTCTCGgtcacctgtgccacagagaagaCAAAGTTCCCTGGTTAAAGGTGACACACGGGTTCCCCATGCCTGAGCTCCTACTCCAAGCCTCCATCACCTTCCCTGTCACGCTGTCTCTGAGCCCTGCCACCTCCTCCCAGTGAAGGGCTTGAGTCCCACTCCCACCTTGAACCATCCTGGCTATTCCCCCCTCCCACTGCTCTGCTGAGGCGGAtggagaaactgaggcacggggaCAACCAGGAGCTCCCCATCCGCCCCCGGTCCCGGGCTCACCGTGGCCACATAGGCTTTGATGGTGCTGGCCAGCTtgaggcagccctggctgctgctcagcttctccaggctggagcccTCGGGCTGCTGATTGAGCGCCTGCAGACACCGCAGCTCCTCCGCGCTGCCCGGAGCCTGGGACTTCAGCTGGGATGGAAACAGAGCGTGATGACAAACGGGGACAGAGCAGCCGGGATCCTGCTGGGGTGTGAGCAGGGGGCAGCTGCCTTCAGCCCGGCTCTGCAGCACCCGGGCGCTCAGAGAACAACCGGGATATTGGTATCAGTTCAGcctctgtgtgcacagcacagcGCTGTGAGGTCAGATTGGAAGGATCCGGGTTCATCTCTGCCCTCCGGTGCCCCGGGCGGCCCTGCCCCGGCCATTCCCGGCGGGAGGGCTCGCAGGCTGTTCCTGCTCACCCCTGCCCGCGCGGGTGGCAGCGCATTCCCCGGGACGGGGCCGTTCCCGTGGGGTGCCCGCGGCGGGAGCGTGTCCGGGCAGGGCCGCTCCCCCGGGCTGCCTGCGGCGGGAGCCCGCCCGCGGAACCGGGGCCGGCCCGGCacggggagctgctggagcggCTCCAGAGAAAACCACGGAGATGCTCCGAGGGCGGGAgcccctctgccctggggccaggctgggagagctgggggtgttcaccTGGCGACGGCTCcagagagagctcagagcccgtgccagggcctgaaggggctccaggagactGACTCCCTACTCCCAGCACAGATCCAGTGACGGGCCTCTGAAATTAGCCCAAGTTGTTCCACTACAGTGGTTTTCTCCTCCCCCCGCCTCTTCCTTGGGGCTGTGTCTCCCcattcccctcctctccccgcctTTCATGTAAATCCCTCACAGCGGGACCTCATG contains:
- the LOC102062912 gene encoding tumor necrosis factor ligand superfamily member 10, with translation MAPHPPGAGQYMRSDSGGSDTPMLPKGAAAGPAPGHCPVTAAAPDGGPGAARGKRRGRCGPLWGSVAVMAILALQIASTTGLFVYFTMAISKLKSQAPGSAEELRCLQALNQQPEGSSLEKLSSSQGCLKLASTIKAYVATVTENIIRRNAVKEAWQNYFNTSEGQLPPKTAGKPSAHLTLRPQSLAQDGRSQRSGNLSQSCRHAITHWGHGSLVSHVQNMTYRAGRLRVEQPGKYYVYAQIYFRYRGAGRDSGPQLVQCIQWQPAHSPPVLLLKGVGTKCWAPEADYGLHALYQGGLFELKTGDELFVSVSSLAIDSSDTAASYFGAFRLDL